CAGGTCGTTCCCCTCGCGGGTCCTTTCGCCCACGCCGGCGAACACCGAGTAGCCGCCGTGCTGCTTGGCGATGCGATGGATCAGCTCCATGATGATGACGGTCTTGCCCACACCGGCACCGCCGAACAGGCCAATCTTGCCGCCTTTGGGGAAGGGCTCGATCAGGTCGATGACCTTGATGCCCGTCTCCAGCATCTCCGTGGCGACGTTCTGGTCGACGAACTCGGGCGCGGGCCGATGGATCGGATAGCGGATGTCGGAGGTGAGGGGTCCGCCCTTGTCCACGGGCTTGCCCAGTACGTTCATCACCCGACCCAGGGTGTTGGGACCCACCGGAACAGTGATGCCTTCCTCGAGGTCGATGGCTTTCATCCCGCGGACCAGGCCCTCGGTGGGCTCCATCGCCACGCAGCGCACCCGGCCTTCGCCCAGATGCTGCTGGACCTCGGTGGTGATGTCGATGGGCGCCGCCACGTCGAAGCCGTCGCTGACGAGACGCACGGCGTTATAAATCGGCGGGATGCTCGTCTCGGGGAAGGCGCAGTCCACCACCGGTCCGATCACCTGTACCACTTTCCCGATGTTCATGCTCGTCTCCCTGTCGTTTCGAATTGCTTCGGACAGCGGCGGTCAGCTCAGCGCCGCGGCGCCGCCGACGATCTCGATGATCTCTTTTGTGATGGCTGCCTGGCGGATCTGGTTCCGCGTCAGGATCAACCGGTCGATCATCTCGCCGGCGTTCCGCGTGGCCGCGTCCATAGCGGTCATCCGGGCGCTCTGCTCGCTGGCCACCGACTCCACCAGCGCCCGGTAGACCTGGGTGATCACGTGCTGCGGGAAGAGATCGCGGTAGATCGTCTCCCGCGGCTGGTCGTAGAGGTAGTCCACACCGGCCGGGAAGGTGCTCGCGGTGGACGGTTCCAGGCCGAGGTCGCCGATGGGGAGCAACGGCTCCACGGTGATATCCTGCTGCGCCGCTGACTTGAACTGGTTGTAAACCAGGAAGACCTTGTCCACCACGCCGGAGACGAAGCGCTCCATCAGCGGTTCAGCCACCTGCCGTGCCAGCTCCAGGTCCACAAACGACAAGCGGTCCACGTAGAAGGAGAGGATGTTGTACTTGCGCCGGCTGAAGTGCTCGTACGCCTTCTTGCCCACGACGTCCAGCACGACCTCGGCGCCGGGCGACCGGTCCATGAAGGCGTAGGCGGCCTTGAAGATATTCGTGTTGAAACCCCCGCACAGACCCTTGTCGCCGGAGATAACGAGCAGCAGGATCTTCGTCTCGCCCCGAGCCTGGAGCAGCGGATGGGACTGGTCGGGGTGGCGCAGCGCCAGGTGCTGGATGAGCTGGAGCATCCGGCGGGCGTACGGCCGCGCCGTCAAGACCCGCTGCTGCGCCTTCTTCAGCTTCGCCGCCGCGACGAATTTCATCGCTTTGGTGATTTGCTGCGTGTTGCGGACGCTGCGGATGCGCCGGCGGATGTCCAACAGGTTCGGCATCGGGCTCGACCTCAGGACCGGCCGGCTGCGGCGCGCTGTTCCATGAACAGCTTCTTGAACTCCGCGACCGCCGTTTTAAGTTCTTCCATCAATTCGGCGTCCAGACTCTTTTTCTGGCTGATCCTGGCCAGCAGCCCGCCGCCACGGGTATCCAGGTGCTCATAAAGCGCCTGCTCGAAGGCGGACACTTGGTCCAGCGGCAGGTCGTCGAGATGGCCGGTGGTACCGGCATAGATGATGACCACCTGTTTTTCCACCGTCAGCGGTTTGTACTGCCCCTGCTTGAGCAGCTCCATGAGCCGCGCCCCGCGGTTGAGCTGGGCCTTGGTGGCCTTGTCCAGGTCGGACCCGAACTGGGCGAACGCCTGCAGCTCGCGGTACTGCGCCAGATCCAGCCGGAGCCGGCCGGCGACCTGCTTCATCGCCTTGATCTGGGCGGAACCGCCGACGCGGGACACCGAGATGCCGGCGTTGATGGCCGGGCGGAAACCGCTATGGAACAGGTCCGTCTCCAAAAAGATCTGGCCGTCGGTGATTGAGATGACATTGGTGGGAATATACGCCGAGATGTCACCCGCCTGGGTTTCGATAATGGGCAGCGCGGTCAGCGAGCCGCCGCCGAACTCGTCATTGAGTTTGGCCGCGCGCTCCAGCAGCCGGGAGTGAAGGAAGAACACGTCGCCCGGAAACGCCTCGCGGCCCGGCGGCCGCCGAAGCAGCAGGGAAATTTCGCGGTATGCCGCGGCGTGCTTCGACAGGTCGTCGTAGATCACCAGCGCATGCTGGCCCTTGTCGCGGAAATATTCGCCGATGGCGCAACCGGCGTAAGGCGCCAGGTACTGCATGGGGGCGGGGTCGCTGGCGGCGGCCACCAGGACGACGGTCCGCTCCAAGACGCCGTGCTTCTGCAGCGTGTCCACCACCCGGGCCACCGTGGACTGCTTCTGTCCGATGGCCACGTAGATGGAGATAACTCCGGTGTCCTTCTGATTGATGATGGTGTCGACGGCGATGGCCGTCTTGCCGGTCTGGCGGTCGCCGATGATCAGCTCCCGCTGGCCGCGGCCGATGGGGATCATGGAGTCGATGGCCTTGATGCCGGTCTGGAGCGGCTCCTTGACGGGCTGGCGATCCACGACGCCGGGCGCCAGGCGTTCAACGGGATTGAACAGCTCGGTGACGATGGGCCCCTTGCCGTCGACAGGCCGGCCCAGCGCGTCCACCACCCGGCCCACCATGGCTTCACCCACCGGCACTGACATGATTCGGCCGGTGCGCTTGACGGTATCCCCCTCCCTCACTGCAAAAGCCTCGCCCAGCATGACCGCGCCGACGTTATCCTCTTCCAGGTTCATGGCGAGGCCGAACACGTCGTGGGGGAATTCGAGCAGCTCGCCGTACATGACCTTGTCGAGGCCGTAGATGCGCGCGATGCCGTCCCCCACGCTGATTACACTGCCCACCTCGGTCACATCCACCGCGGTGTCGAAGCCCTTGATGGTGTCCTTGATGAAGCGGGTGATTTCGTCAGCTTTGAATTCCATGGCTATCGGTTCTCCGTTGCGTTTGGGTCGTCTGCGATCAGAATCCGGCCAGCCGCCGCTTGAGGCGGTCAAGCTGGTTTCGGACGCTGCCGTCGTACACGGTGCCGCCCACCTGGATCCGCAGGCCGCCGATCAGCGCAGGGTCCACCGCCGTCTCCATCGCCACATTCCGGTCGAGGATCCGGCACAAGTCCGCGGCCAGACGGTCTCGCCGCACCGGTTCCAGCGCCCGGGCGGTGGCCAGGCGGGCTCGCACCACGCCGCTCAGGGCATCGGCCTCCTCGTCGAACATCTCGCCGATGGCGTTGACGTGCACGATGCGGTGGTGCTCCACCAGCACCCGCAGGAACTGGGCGAAGTACTTTTGGAAGCCACATCGGCGGGACAGGTCATCCACGATCGTCCGCTTCGTCTCCTGGGGCACCACTGGATTGCGCATGGCCGCGAGGAACTCCGGAACGCGTTCGCTGACCGTCTGCAGGAGGCGCAGGTCGCGGCGGACGGCGTCGGTGACGCCGGCTTCGTGCGCCACTTCCGCCAATGAACGGGCGTACCGCCTCAACAATGATTTCCGGATCACCGCTTGTCTCCCATCCGGGCCAGGAAGCGCTCGGCCAGCCGCTCCTCGGCCTCCGGCGTGATCTCCCGCCGGAGGATTTCCTCGGCGATCCGGCCGGCTTCTTCGGCGACAAACCGGCGCAAATCGCCCATGGCTTGCTGTTTCAGAGTCTCGATCTCCATCTGGCCGCGCGTCTGAATGCGGGCGGCCTCGGCCTCGGCCTGCTGGAGGATCCGCTCGCTCTCAACGGCCGCGTCCGCCTTCGCCTTCTCCTTGATTTCGCGAATCTCCTCGTCCAGCGCCAGCAGCCGCTCCTCCATCAGATTGAGTTTCCGCAGGGCGTCCACGCGGGCCGCCTCGGCCTCGGCCAGCTGTTTCTGGATCTCCTGGGTGCGGGAGCGGAAAAACCTACGCAGCGGCGCCCACAGCAGGTAGATCAGAGCGCCGACGACCACCACAAAGTTGAAGATCCGGCCCGCCTCGAGGACCTCGTGGCTGAAGGAACTCGGAAAGTCGGCTGCACGGACCGCGCCCCCCGGACCGGCTACGGCCAGGAGCAACCAGACGAGCAGCGGGCTCAGCTTGCGGGGAGCGCTCATGCCGGCCTCCTGCCGCCAAGGATCTGGGCGGCGATCAGCCGGGCGAACTCCTGAATTTCGTCGGCGAGTGAGCGGCGCAGCTCGACCCGTTGGTCGTCGATCTCGGTTATCGCCCGCTCCACGCGGTTGCGCATCTCGGCGTTGGCCGCAGCCAGCCGCTGTGTCTGGCGTTCCAGCGCCTCGCGCCGGACGGCGTCCATCTGGCTGTAGCCCTCTTGGCGGGCGGCCTTGATCCCGTTCTCATACCGCCGGAGCAGTACGTCGTACTCCTCGAGCGATTTCGCCGCCGCGGCCCGCTTGCCTTCGGTGCGCGCCTCGCGCTCCTTCAGCACGCCCATGAGCGGCCGGTACAGCAGCCGGCTCATGATGAAATGGAAGAGAATGAATACGAGCGCCACCAGCGCGACGGAAGGATTCAAAGTCAACGCCTCGGTGGCACTGCTGAGCAGGTACATGTTACGAACAACCCCGGCGGCCGGCGATTGGAGCTAACACACGGACTCGAAAGAGCTTATTGAATATCATCGAACCGCAACAATGTCAAGCCGATTCCTGGCCGATCCGAGCCGGCGCCACTCACGATCGTGGCGCCGGCTCGGATGCGGCCCGGACGACCGCAGATTCATTTCTCCGTTGCGCCTTCCCCGAACAACCTGATATGATTGCGTTATTCATCCGACCGCAAGGACACGGCATGGACGACCGTGGGTTGCAGCAGTACTGGAGAGCGGCGCTGAATGCCGCCAAGATCATGTCCGAGGGGAATTTTACCGCGTCGGAAACGGAATTCGCCGACGTGTGTGCCGAGCAACTCCGCCGGTCTGGTGCGGCCGAAGCCGCCCCCGCAGCCGAAGCCGCCCTGGAGCAGAGTCTCAAAGAGATCGCCCGCCAGCTGTTGCGCTTCTTCGTTGAGATCTCCCTGGACGCCGAACAGGAGTCCCGCTTCAACGAGATCATGGCCGAGCTGCTGCAGTGCCGCTCGGTCGACGATTATGACGAATTCAAGATCTCCCTGAACTTGTTCCTGAATTTCTTCCGCAAGACGCTCTCCGAGCTGGAGGATGACCGGACCCAGCTTGAGACGTTCCTCACCGATCTGAGCGCCTCGATCCTGACCCTGCACAATACGGGCAAGAGCTTTCTGCAGATCCTGGACGAATTCCGCAACAAGCTGGAGGGGTTGGACAGCACCCAGAAGATGGAGGTTATTCAGGAACACCTGGTGGCCCTCTCCGAACACATCAAGGGACAGGGCGCCGAGCTGTACGGGAGCCTCGTGGAAGCCAACCGCCGCATTGGGCGGCTTCGCCAGCAGCTGGAGAAGATCCGGGTCAGAGGCGGCGCCGCGCAACCCCGCCAGCTGCTGGAGAGCCAAGCTTTCCGCGACAAGTTCCGCATGGTGCTCCAGAACACCCGGCTGCAGCGCGACAACGTCACACTGGTGCTCCTGCGGGTGCAAAACCTTGCCGAACTGGAACAACGGATCGGCCACGAGATGTCGCTTCGGGTGCTCAAGCACCTCGTGGCCGCCTGTTGTCAGAACCTCCACCGCAACGACCTCATGAGCCGGCTGGAGCACGAAACGCTGGCCATTCTGCTGCTGAACACATCCCTCGCCAACGCCCGGTTGTTCGGCGAGCAGCTCCTGGCCGCGGTCCAGAAACTCAAGTTCCGCGCCCAGGGCGGCGCCCATCAGTTGGCCGTCCGCTGCGGCATCTCCTGCTGCCGGATGCACGACACCACTGAGACCATCATCCGCAAGGCGGTGCTGGCGCTGGAAATCGGCACCATGAACGACGCCCCCCTGATCACCGAAAACGAGATCCCCCCGGACCTGCTGGAAACCATCTACGCCATTTATTGATCGTCTCCGCGGGCGGCGCAGCCGCTCACTCGCCGATTCACCTTTTCACCGGCGCGCCGCGTCTCGAACGCCGGCTGACTGATTCGGTGTAACCGGCTCAGCGGTGCAGCTCGATGACGTCGCCGTCCGTGAGGACGTGGTCGCGGTTGATTCGCTGTCCCTCAAAGGTGTGCTTCCCCCACACCCGCGCGAACGCCAAGTGTTCCACAAAGTCGTGGTGGACCATCTGACAAAGGTCCAGGACGGTGCTGCCGATCTTGAGTACGTACGGACGACCCTGATCGGGGGGCTTGCCGGGCTGCTTCGTATAGACACGGATGATACCCAGCCGCGTGAAGATCTCGTCCTTCAGCGGCTCGAGCCCCTCGCCCGTCTCCGCCGACACCCGGCGCACGGCGAACCGCCCGCCGAACAGCTCCTCGACCACCGCCGCGTTGTCCCCGGCGCCCGCCAGATCCATCTTGTTCAGGAGCAGCAGCGACGGCATCACCACACCGCCGCGGGGCAGCTCGCCGGCCGGCGCCTGGAGGAACACCTTCTGCTCGGCCAGAAAGGCGGCGACGTCCTCGATCTCCTCCAGCACGCCGGCGCTCGATTGATCCACCGCCATTAGCAGCAGATCGGCGCTGCGAATGACGTTCATCACCCACGGCTCCATGAACTGCCGGCTCAGCGCGGGCAGGTCGATTAGCTGGAACTGGATATCCTGCCACTCGAGCATTCCCTGCTGCGGCTCACGGGTGGTGAAGGCATAGGGCGCCACCTCCGGCTCTGCGCGGGTGAGCGCCTTGAGCAGGGCCGATTTGCCCCCATTGGGCGGGCCGGTCAACACCACCCGGCCGGCGCCCTCGCGCGGGATGTTGGATGGGTCCAGCCGCTTCGGACCCTTCTTGGTCTGCTGCTCCTTACGGGCCAGCGACAGCTTCTTCTTGATCTCCGCCTGGAGTTTCTCGGTGCCCTTGTGCTTCGGGAGTGTGGCCCACATGTCCTCGAGGGCGCTGAGCCGCTCGGCGGGCGTCGTGGCCTGCTTGAAGCGCTGCTCCGCGTCCAGGTACTGGGGCGTCAGGTTGGCCGGCATCGCACGGATACCAAAACATGCGGTGTCATTGATTCGGTGATATTATAGCGGTTTCGGCAAACACTGCAATGTGCAAGCTGGGACAATCCGGATTCGGAAAGCTACCGCCCGAGGACACATGGAGAGTTGCTGGCGCGGCGCACTGCTGGGATTGACCAACGGCACCATCTGTCTGGCCGCCTGCGTGCCGGTGCTGCTGCCCTACTTGGTGAGCGAGGGCGAGCGGTTGAAACGGAACGTCGTCGTTCTGGCAGGATTCCTGGGCGGCCGGCTGGTGGGCTACCTCGCCTTCGGGTGGCTGGCGTGGCTCTTCGCCCTGGCTCTGCCGGCGGCGCTGCCCGGGCGCCTGCGCTGGGCCGGCGCCATTTACCTGGTGCTGGGGTTGCTGTTGGCGGCGTACGGCTTCCGCCCTCCCCGGACCGAGCCGTGTCTCCTGCCGGCCGCCGAAGGCCCCGCCCGCCGAGTGGCGGAACGACGGCCCGCCCTGTTGCCGCCGCTGTTGGGCCTGCTGACGGGGCTGAACCTGTGTCCCCCGTTCTTGCTGGCGTTCACCGAGGCGGTCGCCACCGGCACCTTGGCCGGCAGCCTGCTGTTCTTTCTCGCTTTCTACGCCGCCACCTCGCTGTTTTTCATCCCGCTGCCGTTCCTTGGCGCGCTCGGCCGGTACCCGGTAATCCGCACCGTGGGCCGACTGGCCGCCGGCGTGGTGGGTGTTTACTATGTCTATCTTGGCGTGACGACGATTTCGTGACGTTCCGGTCAAGATCCTTTAATGACCGGCGGTGAACAATCGGTCAAGGTTCAGCGTAATCATATAAACAAATCCATTGCGGTCATGCGGGAGGTTTGACATCGCCATGACTTCCACTGCTGAGGAGAAAACGCCGGGGTCCGTGCCATTCCGCAGCCGCGGCAAGGCACTGCTGCTCACCCTGCCGGTGATGCCGCTCACCTTCGTGCTGCTCATGGGCGGCCCCACCATGCCCCGATCACCGATCAAGCTGGCCGCCGTGCTGGTGACGTACGTGTTGATCAACGTCCTCTTCTACCTGATGGTGCGCACGGGCCGCACTGACCGCTACCGGGCCGTGCTGTTCGTGACCATGGCGGTGACCTTCGTCATCGGTTTCATCGCCAACCTCATTGAAATGCGCGGCAGCATGGCCCTGACCACGTCGGACATGGCCGCGGGCGAAACGCCGTTTTGCCACATGGTGATTCCCATGACCATCATCCCGGCGGCGCTCACCAAAACCATCATCTTCCCCGGTCACATGCTGGGCGGCTTTGCGCCGGTGGCGGCGATGTTCGCGCTCTGGATCGGCGTGTCGCTGGCCATCGGCCGCGGGTTCTGCAGCTGGGGCTGCTTCTTCGGCGGGCTCGAGGACGGCTTCTCCCGCATCCTGCGCCGGCCGGTGATCCGCAAGATCGCGCCCTACTGGATGTACCTGCCGTACACCGTGCTCGCCGCCGTCGTAATCCTCTCAGCGGCCACCCTCTCGCCCACGTACTGCGAGTGGCTGT
The window above is part of the Acidobacteriota bacterium genome. Proteins encoded here:
- a CDS encoding diguanylate cyclase translates to MDDRGLQQYWRAALNAAKIMSEGNFTASETEFADVCAEQLRRSGAAEAAPAAEAALEQSLKEIARQLLRFFVEISLDAEQESRFNEIMAELLQCRSVDDYDEFKISLNLFLNFFRKTLSELEDDRTQLETFLTDLSASILTLHNTGKSFLQILDEFRNKLEGLDSTQKMEVIQEHLVALSEHIKGQGAELYGSLVEANRRIGRLRQQLEKIRVRGGAAQPRQLLESQAFRDKFRMVLQNTRLQRDNVTLVLLRVQNLAELEQRIGHEMSLRVLKHLVAACCQNLHRNDLMSRLEHETLAILLLNTSLANARLFGEQLLAAVQKLKFRAQGGAHQLAVRCGISCCRMHDTTETIIRKAVLALEIGTMNDAPLITENEIPPDLLETIYAIY
- a CDS encoding ATP synthase F0 subunit B: MYLLSSATEALTLNPSVALVALVFILFHFIMSRLLYRPLMGVLKEREARTEGKRAAAAKSLEEYDVLLRRYENGIKAARQEGYSQMDAVRREALERQTQRLAAANAEMRNRVERAITEIDDQRVELRRSLADEIQEFARLIAAQILGGRRPA
- a CDS encoding F0F1 ATP synthase subunit alpha, whose product is MEFKADEITRFIKDTIKGFDTAVDVTEVGSVISVGDGIARIYGLDKVMYGELLEFPHDVFGLAMNLEEDNVGAVMLGEAFAVREGDTVKRTGRIMSVPVGEAMVGRVVDALGRPVDGKGPIVTELFNPVERLAPGVVDRQPVKEPLQTGIKAIDSMIPIGRGQRELIIGDRQTGKTAIAVDTIINQKDTGVISIYVAIGQKQSTVARVVDTLQKHGVLERTVVLVAAASDPAPMQYLAPYAGCAIGEYFRDKGQHALVIYDDLSKHAAAYREISLLLRRPPGREAFPGDVFFLHSRLLERAAKLNDEFGGGSLTALPIIETQAGDISAYIPTNVISITDGQIFLETDLFHSGFRPAINAGISVSRVGGSAQIKAMKQVAGRLRLDLAQYRELQAFAQFGSDLDKATKAQLNRGARLMELLKQGQYKPLTVEKQVVIIYAGTTGHLDDLPLDQVSAFEQALYEHLDTRGGGLLARISQKKSLDAELMEELKTAVAEFKKLFMEQRAAAGRS
- a CDS encoding TGS domain-containing protein → MPANLTPQYLDAEQRFKQATTPAERLSALEDMWATLPKHKGTEKLQAEIKKKLSLARKEQQTKKGPKRLDPSNIPREGAGRVVLTGPPNGGKSALLKALTRAEPEVAPYAFTTREPQQGMLEWQDIQFQLIDLPALSRQFMEPWVMNVIRSADLLLMAVDQSSAGVLEEIEDVAAFLAEQKVFLQAPAGELPRGGVVMPSLLLLNKMDLAGAGDNAAVVEELFGGRFAVRRVSAETGEGLEPLKDEIFTRLGIIRVYTKQPGKPPDQGRPYVLKIGSTVLDLCQMVHHDFVEHLAFARVWGKHTFEGQRINRDHVLTDGDVIELHR
- the atpG gene encoding ATP synthase F1 subunit gamma; this encodes MPNLLDIRRRIRSVRNTQQITKAMKFVAAAKLKKAQQRVLTARPYARRMLQLIQHLALRHPDQSHPLLQARGETKILLLVISGDKGLCGGFNTNIFKAAYAFMDRSPGAEVVLDVVGKKAYEHFSRRKYNILSFYVDRLSFVDLELARQVAEPLMERFVSGVVDKVFLVYNQFKSAAQQDITVEPLLPIGDLGLEPSTASTFPAGVDYLYDQPRETIYRDLFPQHVITQVYRALVESVASEQSARMTAMDAATRNAGEMIDRLILTRNQIRQAAITKEIIEIVGGAAALS
- a CDS encoding ATP synthase F0 subunit B; amino-acid sequence: MSAPRKLSPLLVWLLLAVAGPGGAVRAADFPSSFSHEVLEAGRIFNFVVVVGALIYLLWAPLRRFFRSRTQEIQKQLAEAEAARVDALRKLNLMEERLLALDEEIREIKEKAKADAAVESERILQQAEAEAARIQTRGQMEIETLKQQAMGDLRRFVAEEAGRIAEEILRREITPEAEERLAERFLARMGDKR
- the atpH gene encoding ATP synthase F1 subunit delta, translated to MIRKSLLRRYARSLAEVAHEAGVTDAVRRDLRLLQTVSERVPEFLAAMRNPVVPQETKRTIVDDLSRRCGFQKYFAQFLRVLVEHHRIVHVNAIGEMFDEEADALSGVVRARLATARALEPVRRDRLAADLCRILDRNVAMETAVDPALIGGLRIQVGGTVYDGSVRNQLDRLKRRLAGF
- a CDS encoding 4Fe-4S binding protein, whose translation is MTSTAEEKTPGSVPFRSRGKALLLTLPVMPLTFVLLMGGPTMPRSPIKLAAVLVTYVLINVLFYLMVRTGRTDRYRAVLFVTMAVTFVIGFIANLIEMRGSMALTTSDMAAGETPFCHMVIPMTIIPAALTKTIIFPGHMLGGFAPVAAMFALWIGVSLAIGRGFCSWGCFFGGLEDGFSRILRRPVIRKIAPYWMYLPYTVLAAVVILSAATLSPTYCEWLCPFKTVTEYNEITSTRTAIQAVIFVSLFAGLVVVLPTLTKKRTQCGLFCPMGAFQSVTNKIDAFTIQIDRTRCTDCQRCVQTCPTFSLDEESLAAGKPKITCCKCGKCIDACTKGAIGYRIKGTASPPERARLLFLYPAFIFLATIGGGMIIDGLHRILLLVTTGRMIQ